The sequence below is a genomic window from Thermococcus sp..
GAGTTCAAGGACAAGGTTATGGTGGTTTTCCTCTTCTTGAAGGAGGACTACGAAAAGGCCAACCCCGTCCTGGCCAAGCACTCCCTTGAGAGGATAGAGGTTCCCGAAGGGAATGGGACACCGAAGGAGCTTCTAAAGGTCTATGAGGAAAAACTGGAGTCCAAGGAGAGAGAACTTGAGGCCGCCAGGAAGGATGCCGAGATGCTCGCGAAGCGGTACTACGAAGACGTTAGGTTCTACCAGGAACTTATGGAGAACGAGAGGGACAAGGCCTCGGTTCTTCCGATGCTCGCCAGGACCAACATGACGTTTGCAATGACGGGCTGGGCCCCAAGGAATAGGGTGAACTCTATAATTGAGGGCATCAGACGCGTCACCGAGGGGAAGGTCTACATCCATGTTAAGGATCCCTCCGAGGAGGAGCTGGACGAGATCCCGATAAAACTCAAGAACCCGAAGTGGGCCAGGCCGTTTGAGATGCTCACGGAGATGTACGGCGTTCCAAAATACAACGAGTTCGATCCCACCCCCATAATAGCATTTACCTATTCGTTCTTCTTCGGCTTCATGCTCACCGATTTCTTCTACGGTCTCATAGTGGGCGTGGTAGCGGCCCTGCTCGTTAAGGGGCACCGTAGGTTCAACGACGGCACGTACAAGTTCGCGTACACCCTGCTCATCAGCTCCCTCTTCACGATGGGCATGGGCGCCCTATTCGGCAGCTACTTCGGCAACGCTGGAGACGTGGTCCTCCAGTACATCACGGGAAACCCCAGCGCCCACTTCCCGCGTATAGCGGATGCCCTCCGGGACCCGATGTTCGTCCTGATCCTAGCGCTGGCCATAGGTCTCGCTCACCTATTCACAGGTTACACCCTTGGTTTCATCGTTCGCTGGAAGAACAAGGACAAGATGGGCGCCATACTCGAGCAGCTTCCCTGGATGATCATAATCCTCAGCATAGTGCTCTTCGCCACCAAGAACCCGGTACTTGCAATGCCGGCGAAGGGGCTGTTTGGGCTTGGTCTCATCCTCTTTGCGGTGGGCGAAATAGTCGCGAACGGTGGACTGGCTGGGCTGATGATAATCTCCGACTTCTTTGGCTTCGTTGGAACGTGGCTCAGCTACGCTAGGCTCATGGCCTTGGCCCTTGCGACGAGCGGTATAGCTATGGTCGTCAACGTCTTGGTGGCTATGGTCTGGGGCATAAAAATAAGCGCGGTTCCCCTAGGCATTGTGCTTGGCCTCATAGTGTTCATTGGAGGCCAGCTGTTTTCGACCGCCATAAACGCCCTTGGAGCTTTCGTTCACTCTCTCCGTTTGCAGTACGTTGAGTTCTTCGGAACGTTCTACTCCGGAGAAGGCAAACCCTTTGAGCCCTTCAGGGCGAAGAGGGAGGTTTCAAAACTGGAAGTTGAGGTTGAAGCTTAAGGAGGTGTTTGAAAGATGGATCCGATAGTTTACGTATCCCTTGGAGCGGCCCTTGCGGCCGGACTTGCCGGAGCAGCTTCGGCATTCGGTGTTGGTGTTGCAGGTGCAGCTGCAGCCGGAGTAGTCGCAGAGGACGAGAAGAACTTCAAAAATGCCCTTATCCTCGAGGGTCTGCCAATGACCCAGAGCATCTACGGGCTGATTACGCTGTTCCTGATACTCCTGAGTGCCGGTATTATCGGCGGCGGCTTCAAGTTCACCGCCAGCACCCCTGACAACATCGTCAAGAGTGCAATCCTCCTCGGTGCCGGTCTCACCGTTGGTCTCACCGGCCTTTCGGCCATCCCGCAGGGTGTCATAGCCAGCGCCGGTATCGGTGCCGTCGCCAAGAACCCGAAGACCTTCACCCAGGGCATCATCTTCGCGGCAATGGCTGAGACCATGGCCATCTTCGGTCTCGTCGGTGCACTGATAATGATAGCCACTGGAGTTGGCCTCTGAGCCCTCCAACTTTCTTTGTCTTGAAGGGGGAATGTAAATGGAAGGGGCAGAGCGTATAATCCAGGAGATAAACAGGGAAGCGGAGCAGAAAATCCAGTACCTACTCAGTGAGGCCCAGGAAGAAGCCAATAAGATCCTGGAGGAGGCAAAGAAAAGGGCCGAGGTCAGGGCCGAGTGGATACTCAGAAAGGCCCAGACAGGTGCCGAGATAGAGAAACAGCGTATAATAGCCGGCGCCAAGCTGGAGGTCCGGAAAAGGCGTCTTGCCCTTCAGGAGGAACTCATCCAGAAGGTTATCACAGCGCTCCACGATAGGCTTTCCCAACTTCCGGACGAGGAGTACTTTCCAATGCTCGTTGACCTAACCTCTGAAGCGGTTAACGAACTTGGAATGCCAAAGGCCCGCATCCTCTCCAACGAAAGGACCCTTAAGCTCCTTAAAGCCAGAAGGGACGAATTCGAAAGCGCGGTAGCTGATAAAGTCGGCAGGAATGTGAAAATGGACATCGGTGAGCCTATCAGCACCATTGGTGGTGTGCTGGTTGAGAGCGAGGACCGCAGCGTTAGGGTGGATAACACTTTCGAGGCGAGGATGGAAAGGTTTGAAAGTGATCTCAGGGCCCGTATCGCCAAGGCTCTATTCGGGTGAGGGTGATGGAAGCAGGGACGATAACCGGAATCCTTGACACGACACTTGCGCTCGTGTTTACCTGGGTAGCGTACAAAACGGGCTCCTACATATACAAGTACACCCCATACTCCTACCCCAACGCGAGGATAAACGCGATGGAGGCCAAACTCCTCACCGAGCAGAGGTTCAACGAACTCGCGGAGAGCCGGACCCTGAACAACTTCATCGTCAGTCTTGAGGACACCGACTACAGGGAGTACTTTACCGACGTCTCCGAATACAGCCTTGAAGAGGTTGAGAGGGGACTTGAAAGGGCCTTGGCCGGGACCTACGGGATGATGTTCGACATCCTGCCAAAGAGGGCTGGCCCCTTCTTCAGGCTCCTCTTGGAGGAGTGGGACGTCAGGAACATTGCCAGCGTTGTTAAGGCCAAGAGCCTCGGAGAACCCGCAGGTGACTACGTCATAGAGCTTGGAGGCATGGTTCCCAAGGTGAAGGCGATGGTCGAGGCCAAGAGCATGGAGGAGATGCTGGTCATCTTGGAGGGTTCCCCATACGAGGAACCTTACCAGAAGTTGCTACTTGGGGAGATCAGCCTCCAGGAATTTGAAACGGAGCTGTACAGAATGCACTACTCGAAGCTCTTGGACTACGCCCTCTCAAGAAAAGGGGAGGAGAGGGTGATCCTTGAGGAGTTCGTGAGGCTCAAGATAGACAAACTCAACATCCTGACCCTCCTGAGGGCAAAAGCGGCCCGTATGTCTGCCGAGGAAATAAGGCCCCTCCTCATAAACTGCGGGAGCTTGAAGCTTGATTCAATGCTCCACGTCGACGACCTGAGCATGGCCCTTGCTGAGCTGGACGGGACGAAGTACGGTCAGGTAATACGTGACGTCAGGGAAGAAGTCGAGAAGGATCTCAGTTTGCTGGAGAGAACCCTTGAGGGCCACATCGTAACCCGCATGAACGAACTCACACGGTTCTATCCCCTAAGCGTTGCCACTCCCCTCAACTACATAGTGCGGAAGGAGCGCGAGATCAGAAAGCTCAGGGCTATTGCAAAGCTGATCGCCGATGGAATGCCTGCTGAGAGAATAAAGGGAATCGTGGGTGGTGTCGCATGAAGATCGCGGTGCTTGGTGACAGGGATACTGCCCTGGGCTTTAAGCTGGCCGGGGCTCATGAGGTTTATCCCTTCGATACCACTCCGTTGGAGATCGAACGGCTCAAGAACAAGGTTGACGAGCTGGTTGGAAGGGAGGACATCGGAATCATACTCATAACGGAGGGGCTGGCTCAGAGGATTGAGTTGCCGGACGTTACGTTCCCTATCATTCTTCAAGTGCCGGACAAGTCCGGTACTAACTACGGGGAAGAAAGCATTAAGGAGATAGTTAGAAGGGCAATCGGTGTTGAGCTGAAGAGGTGAAGGAGAATGGGAAAGATAATTAGAGTTACTGGTCCGTTGGTCGTTGCGGATGAAATGAGGGGCTCCAAGATGTACGAGCTCGTTCGCGTCGGCGAAATGGGACTCATAGGGGAAATAATCCGGCTTGAGGGTGACAGGGCCGTCATCCAGGTCTATGAGGAGACCTCCGGCATAAGGCCCGGGGAGCCGGTCGAGGGAACCGGTGCTTCACTCAGCGTTGAACTTGGTCCGGGCCTTCTCACTGCCATGTACGACGGAATCCAGAGACCGCTCAACGTCCTCAGGGAGCTGAGTGGCGACTTCATAGCGAGGGGTCTCACCGCCCCGGCCCTGCCCAGGGACAAGAAATGGCACTTCAACCCGAAGGTCAAGGTTGGTGATAAAGTTGTTGGCGGAGACGTACTCGGCGTCGTCCCCGAGACGGACATCATAGAGCACCGTGTTCTCGTTCCTCCGGGAGTAGAGGGCGAGGTAGTGGAGGTAATCGAGGAGGGCGACTACACCATTGAGGAGGTTATTGTCAAGGTCAAGAAGCCGGACGGGGGCATTGAGGGACTCAAGATGTACCACAAGTGGCCCGTCCGCCTCAAGAGGCCCTACAGGACAAAACTCCCGCCGGAGGTTCCGCTCATCACCGGACAGAGGACCATAGACACCTTCTTCAGCCAGGCGAAGGGTGGAACTGCCGCCATCCCCGGTCCGTTCGGTTCAGGAAAGACCGTCACCCAGCACCAGCTTGCCAAATGGAGTGATGCCCAGGTCGTCGTCTACATAGGCTGCGGTGAGCGCGGGAACGAGATGACCGACGTCCTTGAGGAGTTCCCGAAGCTCAAGGACCCGAAGACCGGAAAGCCGCTTATGGAGAGGACCGTTCTCATAGCCAACACCTCGAACATGCCGGTCGCGGCCAGGGAGGCCTCAATCTACACCGGAATTACAATAGCCGAGTACTTCAGGGACATGGGCTACGACGTCGCTCTCATGGCAGACTCCACATCGAGATGGGCTGAAGCTCTGCGTGAAATCTCAGGCCGTCTCGAGGAGATGCCGGGTGAGGAGGGGTACCCTGCTTATCTCGCGAGCAAGATTGCCGAGTTCTACGAGAGAGCTGGAAGGGTTGTAGCCCTCGGAAGCGACGAGCGCATTGGTAGTGTCTCTGTCATAGGTGCCGTTTCGCCGCCGGGCGGTGACTTCAGCGAGCCGGTCGTCCAGAACACCCTCCGTGTCGTCAAGGTTTTCTGGGCCCTCGACGCGGACCTCGCGAGGAGGAGGCACTTCCCGGCCATCAACTGGCTGCGGAGCTATTCCCTCTACCTGGATGCCATACAGGGATGGTGGGAGCGGAACGTTGACCCCGACTGGAGGAAGATGCGCGACAGGGCTATGGCGCTCCTCCAGAAGGAGGCTGAGCTGCAGGAGATAGTCAGGATAGTCGGTCCAGATGCACTGCCGGATAGGGAGAAGGCGGTGCTCATAGTCACGAGGATGATACGTGAAGACTACCTCCAGCAGGATGCCTTCGACGAGGTCGACACCTACTGCCCGCCGAAGAAGCAGGTCACCATGATGCGCGTAATCCTCAACTTCTACAACAAGACCATGGAGGCTGTTGACCGCGGTGTTCCGGTGGAGGAGGTAGCCAAGCTTCCGGTCAGGGAGAGGATAGGCCGTATGAAGTACGAGCCCGAGATTGAGAAGGTCAAAGTGCTCATCGATGAGACAAACGCTCAGTTCGGGGAGCTGTTTAAGAGGTACGGGGCGTGATGTCGATGCCGGGAATGGAGTACTCAACCGTTAGCAAGATTTACGGGCCACTCATGATCGTTCAGGGCGTCAAGGGCGTCGCCTACGGCGAGGTTGTAGAGATAGAGACCGATAGTGGAACGAAGAGGAAGGGTCAGGTTCTTGAGGCCAGACAGGACATGGCAATCGTCCAGGTCTTTGAGGGAACGCGCGACCTTGACGTCAAAACGACGCGCGTTCGCTTCACCGGTGAGACCCTCAAGGTTCCAGTTTCGATGGATATGCTCGGCAGGGTCTTCAACGGTATCGGAAAGCCGATCGACGGTGGGCCGGAGATCATACCCGAGGACAGGCGCGACGTCCACGGTGCACCCCTCAACCCTGTTGCCCGGGCTTATCCGAGGGACTTCATCCAGACCGGTGTCTCGGCCATAGACGGTATGAACACCCTCATCCGCGGTCAGAAGCTGCCCATCTTCAGCGGTTCCGGTCTTCCGCACAACATGCTCGCCGCCCAGATAGCCAGGCAGGCCAAGGTCCTCGGTGAGGAGGAGCAGTTTGCGGTGGTCTTCGCCGCGATGGGTATCACCTACGAGGAGGCCAACTTCTTTAAGAAGAGCTTCGAGGAGACTGGTGCTATCGAGAGGGCCGTCCTCTTCCTCAACCTCGCCGATGACCCGGCAATCGAGCGCATCATCACCCCGCGTATGGCACTCACCGTTGCGGAGTACCTTGCCTACGACTACGACATGCAGGTTCTGGTTATACTAACCGACATGACCAACTATGCGGAAGCTCTGCGTGAGATTTCCGCGGCGAGGGAAGAGGTCCCCGGAAGGCGTGGTTATCCGGGTTACATGTACACCGACTTGGCGACCATCTACGAGCGTGCCGGCCGTGTCAGGGGCAGAAAGGGCTCCATCACGCAGGTGCCCATCCTGACGATGCCGGACGACGACATCACCCACCCGATTCCAGACCTGACTGGCTACATCACAGAGGGGCAGATAGTCCTCAGCAGGGAGCTTCATAGGAAGGGTATCTATCCACCCATCGACGTCCTCCCGAGCCTCAGTCGTCTGATGAAGGACGGTATCGGGAAGGGGATGACCAGGGAAGAACATCCACAGCTCAGCCAGCAGCTCTACGCTGCTTACGCAGAAGGACGCTCCCTGAGGGATCTCGTGGCGGTCGTCGGAGAGGAGGCACTCAGCGAGACCGACAGGAAGTACCTAAAGTTCGCCGACCGCTTTGAGAGGGAGTTCATTGCCCAGCGCTACGACGAAGACAGGAGCATCTTCGAGACCCTCGACCTCGGATGGGAGCTTCTCGCCGAGCTTCCGGAGAGCGAGCTCAAGCGTGTCAGGAAGGAATACATCCTCAAGTACCACCCCAAGTACAGGAAGAGGGGCGAGTGAGCCCCTATCAACCTTTTAGGTGGTCAAGATGGCAGAACTGCTCAACGTGAAGCCGACACGGATGGAGCTCCTCAACCTCAAACGACGTATAGCCCTGGCAAAGAAAGGTCACAAGCTCCTCAAGGACAAACAGGATGCCCTTATCATGGAGTTCTTCACCATCTACGATGAGGCGCTGAGTCTGCGGCATGAACTCGGTCAGAAGATGGCCGAGGCGTACGGTGTGCTTCAAATGGCGGAGATAGACGTTGGCACGCTGCGTCTCCGTGAGATAAGCCTCTCGGTCAAACCCAACCGTGAGGTCGAGATAAAAAGGCGGAACGTCATGGGGGTTCCGGTTCCCCTCATAGAGTCCGAGTCCTTCAGGAGGAGCACCCCGGAACGTGGGTACCCCTTTGTGTCAACATCGCCGAGGGTTGACGTTGCATCGGAGAAGTTTGAAGAAGTTCTCGACCTTGTGGTTCGCCTGGCTGAGGTGGAGG
It includes:
- a CDS encoding V-type ATP synthase subunit F, translating into MKIAVLGDRDTALGFKLAGAHEVYPFDTTPLEIERLKNKVDELVGREDIGIILITEGLAQRIELPDVTFPIILQVPDKSGTNYGEESIKEIVRRAIGVELKR
- a CDS encoding V-type ATP synthase subunit I, with protein sequence MFRPEEMLKLEIITLNRYKDTLLTYLHEEGVVEIREVNVDIAQNDSPNEFHRKAASYSITISRLADFLKAYKKSAGGGIKSFIFPPEPVRKTYRYEGIEKLIKDVEAFLSIVEPEIKAVEGKITSTQTEIERIKGDMAVLELLSWLDLDVSYLRSTDMLEIVVGTVDKNRFRALVDDVKGATEGRFTVVSKEFKDKVMVVFLFLKEDYEKANPVLAKHSLERIEVPEGNGTPKELLKVYEEKLESKERELEAARKDAEMLAKRYYEDVRFYQELMENERDKASVLPMLARTNMTFAMTGWAPRNRVNSIIEGIRRVTEGKVYIHVKDPSEEELDEIPIKLKNPKWARPFEMLTEMYGVPKYNEFDPTPIIAFTYSFFFGFMLTDFFYGLIVGVVAALLVKGHRRFNDGTYKFAYTLLISSLFTMGMGALFGSYFGNAGDVVLQYITGNPSAHFPRIADALRDPMFVLILALAIGLAHLFTGYTLGFIVRWKNKDKMGAILEQLPWMIIILSIVLFATKNPVLAMPAKGLFGLGLILFAVGEIVANGGLAGLMIISDFFGFVGTWLSYARLMALALATSGIAMVVNVLVAMVWGIKISAVPLGIVLGLIVFIGGQLFSTAINALGAFVHSLRLQYVEFFGTFYSGEGKPFEPFRAKREVSKLEVEVEA
- a CDS encoding ATP synthase subunit B, encoding MPGMEYSTVSKIYGPLMIVQGVKGVAYGEVVEIETDSGTKRKGQVLEARQDMAIVQVFEGTRDLDVKTTRVRFTGETLKVPVSMDMLGRVFNGIGKPIDGGPEIIPEDRRDVHGAPLNPVARAYPRDFIQTGVSAIDGMNTLIRGQKLPIFSGSGLPHNMLAAQIARQAKVLGEEEQFAVVFAAMGITYEEANFFKKSFEETGAIERAVLFLNLADDPAIERIITPRMALTVAEYLAYDYDMQVLVILTDMTNYAEALREISAAREEVPGRRGYPGYMYTDLATIYERAGRVRGRKGSITQVPILTMPDDDITHPIPDLTGYITEGQIVLSRELHRKGIYPPIDVLPSLSRLMKDGIGKGMTREEHPQLSQQLYAAYAEGRSLRDLVAVVGEEALSETDRKYLKFADRFEREFIAQRYDEDRSIFETLDLGWELLAELPESELKRVRKEYILKYHPKYRKRGE
- a CDS encoding ATP synthase subunit A, whose translation is MGKIIRVTGPLVVADEMRGSKMYELVRVGEMGLIGEIIRLEGDRAVIQVYEETSGIRPGEPVEGTGASLSVELGPGLLTAMYDGIQRPLNVLRELSGDFIARGLTAPALPRDKKWHFNPKVKVGDKVVGGDVLGVVPETDIIEHRVLVPPGVEGEVVEVIEEGDYTIEEVIVKVKKPDGGIEGLKMYHKWPVRLKRPYRTKLPPEVPLITGQRTIDTFFSQAKGGTAAIPGPFGSGKTVTQHQLAKWSDAQVVVYIGCGERGNEMTDVLEEFPKLKDPKTGKPLMERTVLIANTSNMPVAAREASIYTGITIAEYFRDMGYDVALMADSTSRWAEALREISGRLEEMPGEEGYPAYLASKIAEFYERAGRVVALGSDERIGSVSVIGAVSPPGGDFSEPVVQNTLRVVKVFWALDADLARRRHFPAINWLRSYSLYLDAIQGWWERNVDPDWRKMRDRAMALLQKEAELQEIVRIVGPDALPDREKAVLIVTRMIREDYLQQDAFDEVDTYCPPKKQVTMMRVILNFYNKTMEAVDRGVPVEEVAKLPVRERIGRMKYEPEIEKVKVLIDETNAQFGELFKRYGA
- a CDS encoding V-type ATP synthase subunit C produces the protein MEAGTITGILDTTLALVFTWVAYKTGSYIYKYTPYSYPNARINAMEAKLLTEQRFNELAESRTLNNFIVSLEDTDYREYFTDVSEYSLEEVERGLERALAGTYGMMFDILPKRAGPFFRLLLEEWDVRNIASVVKAKSLGEPAGDYVIELGGMVPKVKAMVEAKSMEEMLVILEGSPYEEPYQKLLLGEISLQEFETELYRMHYSKLLDYALSRKGEERVILEEFVRLKIDKLNILTLLRAKAARMSAEEIRPLLINCGSLKLDSMLHVDDLSMALAELDGTKYGQVIRDVREEVEKDLSLLERTLEGHIVTRMNELTRFYPLSVATPLNYIVRKEREIRKLRAIAKLIADGMPAERIKGIVGGVA
- a CDS encoding V-type ATP synthase subunit D → MAELLNVKPTRMELLNLKRRIALAKKGHKLLKDKQDALIMEFFTIYDEALSLRHELGQKMAEAYGVLQMAEIDVGTLRLREISLSVKPNREVEIKRRNVMGVPVPLIESESFRRSTPERGYPFVSTSPRVDVASEKFEEVLDLVVRLAEVEETLKRLAKEIEVTKRRVNALEYIIIPRMEATVKFIKQRLDEIERENFFRLKRVKALIEARVQAEGS
- a CDS encoding V-type ATP synthase subunit E, which encodes MEGAERIIQEINREAEQKIQYLLSEAQEEANKILEEAKKRAEVRAEWILRKAQTGAEIEKQRIIAGAKLEVRKRRLALQEELIQKVITALHDRLSQLPDEEYFPMLVDLTSEAVNELGMPKARILSNERTLKLLKARRDEFESAVADKVGRNVKMDIGEPISTIGGVLVESEDRSVRVDNTFEARMERFESDLRARIAKALFG
- a CDS encoding V-type ATP synthase subunit K (produces ATP from ADP in the presence of a proton gradient across the membrane; the K subunit is a nonenzymatic component which binds the dimeric form by interacting with the G and E subunits), whose protein sequence is MDPIVYVSLGAALAAGLAGAASAFGVGVAGAAAAGVVAEDEKNFKNALILEGLPMTQSIYGLITLFLILLSAGIIGGGFKFTASTPDNIVKSAILLGAGLTVGLTGLSAIPQGVIASAGIGAVAKNPKTFTQGIIFAAMAETMAIFGLVGALIMIATGVGL